Proteins encoded in a region of the Meiothermus sp. QL-1 genome:
- a CDS encoding ABC transporter substrate-binding protein, translated as MLALVGAALAQPKVFRGTEIGRPGGAYRVTAISDPRTWNPFVARETSSTDIIALFLPYLTAYDPYTQAPEGRLARSWEVRNNGLTVIFRLREGARWSDGQPITADDVIFSATVHADPQVNSNSRSSFILDGQPIRWTKVDQYTVRADFPKPYAPALIQGWYIVPRHIFEPAYRAGVQRLQTLWNLDTPPAQIVSGGPFRLESYVKGERVVLVRNPNYWGVDERNNPVAYLERYTVQIVPDLNAQLARFLAGDADTFAAANADQVAQVLERIRAGRLRAEIFPNVDVTLGTNFIVFNWNNKDPFKANLFRQVKFRRAMAHLMDKKSMIEVALGGLGQPQWSPISIPNKAFFTDDVPKYEFNPQRAQQLLAELGFRTRNRDGWLVNSEGRVLEFNLFTNQGNTVRERIAQIFRDEARKIGVKVEYRPIDFNELVRQLTSPAADGTREFDAILIGLTGGIEPAFSRNVWELDGSLHMWNLGVGGKRPANVEPFEVLIDNLMRRGATTLDQAQRRQIYVQFQRVVAENLPIIYTVAPAYNPARLTRLGGMFPREQINSIVGQAPYIETVFAKE; from the coding sequence ATGCTGGCTCTGGTTGGGGCGGCTCTCGCCCAGCCCAAGGTCTTTAGGGGTACCGAGATAGGCCGCCCAGGCGGGGCCTACCGCGTGACCGCCATCTCTGACCCCCGCACCTGGAACCCCTTTGTGGCCCGTGAGACCTCTTCTACCGATATAATCGCGCTCTTCCTGCCCTACCTGACCGCCTATGATCCGTACACCCAGGCTCCTGAGGGCCGGCTGGCCAGGTCCTGGGAGGTGCGCAACAACGGCCTGACGGTAATTTTCAGGCTGCGGGAGGGGGCCCGGTGGTCGGATGGCCAGCCCATCACCGCCGATGACGTGATCTTCAGCGCCACCGTTCATGCTGACCCCCAGGTCAACTCCAACTCCCGCAGCAGCTTCATCCTGGACGGCCAGCCCATCCGCTGGACCAAAGTGGACCAGTACACGGTGCGGGCCGACTTCCCCAAGCCCTATGCCCCGGCCCTGATCCAGGGCTGGTACATCGTGCCGCGGCACATCTTTGAGCCGGCCTACCGGGCGGGGGTGCAGCGGCTCCAGACCCTTTGGAACCTGGACACCCCGCCAGCGCAGATCGTCTCCGGGGGCCCCTTCCGGCTGGAAAGCTACGTAAAGGGCGAGCGGGTGGTGCTGGTGCGCAACCCCAACTACTGGGGGGTGGATGAGCGCAACAACCCCGTGGCCTACCTCGAGCGCTACACGGTGCAGATCGTGCCCGACCTGAACGCCCAGCTCGCCCGCTTCCTGGCCGGGGATGCTGACACCTTCGCGGCGGCCAACGCCGACCAGGTGGCCCAGGTGCTGGAGCGCATCCGGGCCGGGCGCTTGCGGGCCGAGATCTTCCCCAACGTGGACGTCACCCTGGGGACCAACTTCATCGTCTTCAACTGGAACAACAAGGACCCCTTCAAGGCAAACCTGTTCCGCCAGGTCAAGTTCCGCCGGGCTATGGCCCACCTGATGGACAAGAAGTCCATGATCGAGGTGGCCCTGGGTGGGCTGGGCCAGCCCCAGTGGAGCCCCATCTCCATCCCCAACAAGGCCTTCTTCACCGATGATGTGCCCAAGTACGAGTTCAACCCGCAGCGGGCACAGCAGCTTCTGGCCGAGCTGGGCTTCCGCACGCGCAACCGCGACGGGTGGCTGGTGAACAGCGAGGGGCGGGTGCTGGAGTTCAACCTGTTCACCAACCAGGGCAACACCGTGCGGGAGCGCATTGCCCAGATCTTCCGCGACGAGGCCCGCAAGATTGGGGTCAAGGTGGAGTACCGGCCCATCGACTTCAACGAGTTGGTGCGCCAGCTCACCAGCCCCGCAGCCGATGGTACCCGCGAGTTCGACGCCATCCTGATCGGCCTTACGGGCGGCATCGAGCCGGCCTTTAGCCGCAACGTCTGGGAGCTGGACGGCAGCCTGCACATGTGGAACCTGGGGGTGGGCGGCAAGCGCCCGGCCAATGTGGAACCCTTCGAGGTGCTGATTGACAACCTGATGCGGCGGGGGGCAACCACCCTGGACCAGGCCCAGCGCCGCCAGATCTACGTGCAGTTCCAGAGGGTGGTGGCCGAGAACCTGCCCATCATCTACACCGTGGCCCCGGCCTACAACCCGGCCCGCCTGACCCGCCTGGGCGGCATGTTCCCCAGGGAGCAGATCAACTCCATCGTGGGCCAGGCGCCCTACATCGAGACCGTCTTTGCTAAGGAGTAG
- the secG gene encoding preprotein translocase subunit SecG, producing the protein MDFLHNLLVFLYILVAGFLVYLVLSQEPRQGAGDMFGGSTDLFSTRGVTGGLYRITIILGVIFALLAFSFRYFER; encoded by the coding sequence GTGGACTTTTTGCACAACCTCTTGGTCTTCCTGTACATCCTTGTGGCGGGCTTTCTGGTCTACCTGGTGCTCTCGCAGGAGCCCCGCCAGGGGGCTGGCGATATGTTTGGCGGCTCGACCGACCTCTTCAGCACCCGGGGGGTAACGGGGGGCCTCTACCGCATCACGATAATTCTCGGGGTAATCTTCGCTTTGCTGGCCTTTTCTTTCCGTTACTTCGAGCGCTAG